TGAAAGTTGCCCACACCCTCTGTGCTTTAAAGAAGAAGTACTTTATGTGCACCtgctcatatatttttttttttattttctctcttttacTTAAAGGGTTATGAAGAGCCAGAACCTATGGAAACAGAAGATATAAGCGAACCCTGGATGGCATGCTAATCCAACACAAACACCTggtcaatttaaaattttaagtaaaCATAAACCTGCATGTCAccaggatgtgggaggaagccagGGTACTGAATAGAAAAATCACATGCAGAGGACAGTATGATCAAACATTTGAACAGCACTAAACTTCAAACCACTCAGTCTTGAGTATAGAGCAAttctgatacacacacacacacacacacatagcgaTTGACTGGAGTCCTACCTAGGGTTTGCTCCTGACTGGCTTCCTATGTTAGTTGGGATAGGTTATATACTGTGTAatatgcaaagttgactgactgcaCTTACTCATCAACAAAACACTATTTCTCATTTAGTTCAAAAGCTAAGAACATTGAtacatatcaatatttagggggaaaaaagcCTATAATAGAAATAAATACCACAAAAGCTCAAATATACTCTGATTGAAATTCAGTAACATTACAAGAGAAGAAAATTAGCtgacttttttatttgttgatatgtATTAAGTTAACTTATATGTTCTGTGCAGCACTAATAGGAGGCTTGATGCAAATGAAGGATGCAGCAGAACCAACTGACAGCAGCACTAGCCAATAAGGTGGATGTAAGAAACACTGAAGTAGAGGCAGGAAAAACAGTCTTAATCACATTTGCCCTGTACAGTGAGGTATGAAATAGAAAAGAGAAAGTTCAGCAAAGCTCTAAAGTTAGCAAGCACTATAAAATGTGAGTGCTGATGCTAGGCATTGTGGCTATGATTGTAGATGTTGCTTCACCAGAAGcaaaacagcagaaattgagaAGCAGAGACAGAAGTAGTGTCCTTGAATCCAAGAAAAATGGGGGGCAGATGGTATGTGTTTAAACTTGACAGGTCCCCCTCAAGATACTCCATTGTAATACACATTTGCACCTATGGACCCCCACCCTGTCCTCCaaaactatttacatttacaagCATATCTGCTTACTTTGAACAGTGATGCACCCCAGAACGTGTTACATATACATTCACATCTATGGACTTTAAACAGGGACCCCTGATCATCTAAGAAATCTCCAAAACATAGTACCGGCAGTTGTTTTCTTCCACTTcaagaactagaaaaaaaaaaacatcaaataattATAATACTGTATCTCAAAATTCACATTATTCTTACTGATtgcccatttcaattcaaaagaatacactttcttgtaaaagtgtattttgcagtgaccatcaacacaagccaagtcactaggaaaagaagAGATCGATCTAATACAGGAATATTTAACTCATGTGCAATtgtatatagcatgttcaagagaaAGCAGATCCAATGACCTAATTATTACTACTTATGAATttttccaaggtgacttacaacatttgagatgcaatctgttacatttcatttgtttttccaattggagcacagacatgTGAAGTGACTTACCCATGGTCAAACAGTGCCAGCAGGAGGATTTGTAGTCTTAGGTCCAAAACCTTAAACATTATGCCATACTGCCTACCATTCATTTTTAGTCATTCATATGAGgcatacaaatattgtatacaaaaaatAGTTATATTAAAGTATTACTTCTGATACCAGTGATTAACTGATGGCACTATAACTTAGGTCCAGTGTCTTCTGAAATTTCCTGAGAGAAGCCAGGTAACAAGGATAACACTTTTTATTGGTGCATTATCTCCCAAATTCTATTCTTCATCCATAcagaaaataaagttttgaaaTATAAAGGCATACCTCTCAGGTTTGGTGGatgttacaatatgtttaaaGTTCAGCTCATCTGAATGCAAATTATTTGTCTTTGTCTTGAATTAATGGGATGGTTTCAGTTTTACAACATTGTATGAGTTTGCTAGTATGAAATCTCTTCCACTATATTACATGAAGAAAGATGTGACACATATTTAAGCcaactttttcaaaaataatatttatacatcTATATATTTAAACTAGTTAAAACTTTGTAATGGAATAGCAACAGTTTTTGACATACAGTTAGTGCCGGGAAAGGACTGTTACGAAAgaattctaaaatgtattttcaaaaatactgCATTATCTTTACAAGGCGTGAAACTGAGCTGAATTGAATTCAGTTAATCACCTCCAGAAACAACCATCTGGAGACTGCATGCTATATATGCCCAAGAAGTCTTTTAGAAGAGGTTATAAAATATCTATTTTTGTTTATACTGAATGTAGAGGCATAACCATGTCTTTGTATTCCAAATTCTGTTCCTTAGAAGTAATCACGCCATTTCTGTGGCTTtgcatgcaacaacaacaacaacatttatttatatagcacattttcatacacacagtagctcaaagtgctttacataataaagaataataaaataataataaaatgcacatgCTTGCATAACAAGTCatatgaaaatattacaaaatatgtaAAGTAGTAGCAGGCCACAAGTTACACCACTCGTTATCCACTACCCTTTGCATAAGATGCATTGTGGGAGATGGTTTCCATCGCAACCCCGGTAAATTAATGCAACCTTTACATCTTCATCATGCCAAATGTGCATGTCTCCGCTGCACTGCACGTCTTTATTTTGACAAGGATCACCCCCCTTGCCCAGGTCGCAGCAGATTCCAACACAGTGAGAAAAATCTAACAGAGTTAGGAAGTTTacagttgggggaaaaaaaaaaaaaaaattacttcacatttttaattaatttcctcTAGTACTTTGCCTCCCAAAATGATCCTTGTGGATTTgtgatgacaaagaaaaaattaagcagttaaaaataataaaatgacaatttATTAACGTACACAAATTTGAAACATTACAACCCagttctgttttaaaataaacagaattcaaCAATGCAATGAAAGGCAAAAGTGGAAGTGCAATATACAATTTTACAGTGTCTATAAAGCAAAAGACATTACTGAATCTTCAAGTCTGTgataaatttttaaaatcagaTTCAACACTTTAGTGACCACAATTCCCTAATTACAATCtgtgaaattaattttgtatAACTACACATATTCACTTTGAATTAACCGGACATCTTAAAGtcaaaaacatcaaaatacaACAGCCATTCAGTTTGGCATGTGCAGATCAAGTGGTCCAGCCACAACTTggtaaaacacaaaatttaatacTAGGCAAGAAAATAAATGGTCCCaagcactgcaaaaatgaagGCTTGTCACGAGAATACACGAGAAAGTGCTAAATTATAGATGATCATTACACATCTAGCCAAGCCACTGAAAATCAACTCAAGTTTACAAATGTACTCTTATGGTTATGTCTAATACAGAATGACAGTTTAAAATACAAGGGTAATACAAATTTTTTAAGTCAATATGAATTAGAAAATTATGTTTCTCTACACCATGAAAAAAACAAGATTTATGTAACTGTTATATACCACTAAACtgaacattcattaaaaaaatgaaaaaagtaaagataaaaaaaaaaataaaaaggtgatgGAAAGAAACTCTTCTATAATAATGTACAAACTTTTGCCCCAGAATTCTGGctagaaattatgaaaaaagaagaaaacctaaATGAAATGTAAACCATTATAATAGgttgttaaatataaaaaattgaatGTAAAACAGCATTACCCACTATGCTGcctgcatacaaaaaaaaaatacaatttatattttacattatcacTAACTGTATATGCCCTATTCATGAATATTTGTTGCTTCACTTCCATATCCTCCTTTAGatttcatttgttcctgaagtGTTGcaaccttaaaaaaataaaataaaattagaaattgcTTTTTCCTAGATGCAAGTAAAGCacacattaattaaatgaaagctCTAAACTACTGATTTTAAAAAGGACATTTACTCACCGTCCCAAGTCCATTGCTCATATCCCCTGATCCCACGTGTGTTGTGTGGACAAAGTTCATGGGTTCACCAATCATAGAACGGTCTATTCTTCGTCTTCTCTTCTGCAATACAAAAAATGGTTTagattgaaatattttatatgaaattataaaaacatttaagaCTGAAACTGAAACAGGTTTATGAAGACTGAAATTACTACTCCttacaagaaaagataaaaacacaagacatcaagcatcaatattttaattaacacCAAATAATGAAAATCCTTCTTTAAAACCTAATGAGTAATGTTGAAGGCAAGATATTTGAAATACATCTTAAAATGTGACTAGACACTGAAATAAATCTCCGAGTGGCGCAGGTTTAAAATTGTGTACAACAGATGTACTTAAACCTGAAGTATATATCAATTTATACACTGtaggaaaacaaaatctaaataaagttgcaaaaaactTTTAACAGGCTTACAGCCTGTGAATATCTGTAACAGTAAAAACTACTATAttaaaagaaacagaatgaaatccAAAAAGTTTGCTATCAAGTCAGACTATGCGTTATTATAGGCCAAAAATCCCATCAAATCATTTTCTTAATCTTTTTATTACATCACATAAATCCAGCCAGGTTTAGCCTGTGCTGGTAGGCTGCTAGGCTGGAACCAATATTGTATTCAGTGGCACTGGCAGTAAGGTACACCTTACTTTTATGAAAAACAAGTAATATATTAATTCAAAGAAAATCTTTTGCGAGtaattggcaactttaaattgcCTCAGATTGACTGTGggtgtgtttgaaaatgtgccctgttgtgatggactggtattcAGTAGAGGTTTGTTTTGCCTTCTCATGCTATCAGGATACGCTCCAGGCTCTATCAACATCCTTTCACTTAAACAGGTTATGAGGTCAGATAGACAGACATATGGGTTACAccatacagaaacaaaaaaatatgtaaaatgtaattttaattattgATAAATGCACTTAACATTTTCTGTAGTGATTTAAGTGTGTTGGTATAAGACCCAGGTCAATAATAATGCAACATTATCAACATACTTTTTCTATCCACACAGAGCATTAAAAAACAATGAACTACCACAATCTGTAGGGCTTGTGATCTTAGATAGTGTAGTAGTGTTTTAATTTTACCTGTTCAAATGATTTCCAGGTTTATAACACTGTTTAATATAAATGTGTCCTTCTACAAAGTTTTATCTGACATGTAAACATAAGATAATATTTAAATTCAACTTTACTGTGCTATGTACATAGTGCAATAACATTTTGCTTCACATGCCTCTCACAGACCATTTTTAATATTACAATACAAACTGGAGACAATGAATATAACATCTTACGTTAAATGCAAcataaaaatgaagcaataaaaatGTGCTTTGCCCACATGTTATGCATGCTCTTAACTGATGGCTTTTCTGTGTTATACTGCTCTGTACtataaaacaaatttaatgagaaatgacagaataaaaagaaactaGTGGCCATTGCACATGCACGCCACTTATTCTTTTTACAAGGAGGAACTAAGTAAAACAAGAGTACCCCGGTTCCTGTTTTGTTTCTGCTACAGTGCAAGTGTGCGGGTGTTTGTGATGGACTGATTCTTACATTGTGCCTGGTGCTATCGGGATAGGCTCCTAAaacaaccctaaactggattaagtagatTAAGTAGTGTCTGTGTGTTCATTCTGTGATGGCCTGTTGCCATgttctgggattgttcctgccttgtaccctatgttggctgggccAGGATCCAGGTACCTCGCCACCCTActcaggatatagcaggtttggagactggatgaatagatggatattaaaatttatatatgctttatatgttgcTTAGGTTTTATGCTACTATGTTTCATTATACTCATTACATTCTATGTATGATGTATTATCTATCTTTTGGCTGTTGTTGGTATTACTGTCACTAGTCTGAAGTTGACATACAaccaagaatttcattgtactatctACACAACAGCAAACTTGAActcaacacatttttttacaattctATTCTGATAAAGATTTTTGtgtatgcaaaatgtatttgttctAGAGCTGCATAACCTCAAATCATAAAAGCATAAAATGCCAGGAAATGTAAACTGCAGGTTTCAATTCTTAATTTATAAATCTACCAGTCTTTACTAGATAACCATATTAGattaggatcagtggtagcttTGCTCCTTGTCAGACAGTAACAAATGGATTAGAAGACAGATCTTACTTAATGCTTTAAAGCTTTATAATAGTATACAAGTCTGTATATTTCGTGATTGCATATCTTATTTTAACAAGTATTTACATTAGATTGTATGTTTTTCATTCCAATTACTACATCATcttactgtttaaaaaataatatatatacaggtatattatattataatacatataaaatatatttcagttgAGTAGTCACTGTCATTCACTACCAACTGCAATGATCTTGGTGGCAGACAGGAAAGATTAGTCTTGAAAACAATTGTCTTCCTTTTCTCTCAATTTCTGAACATTTGacattaatttacttttaaaacatcttgagaatgtaaaaatgtcagtttacctaaaaattttaattttacttttaaaaaacataatagaATCTAAAATCTGAATTTTTATCTAGGCAATACCCAACGCTTCTAAAACTTGTTTTTCCATAAGGaaagttattttatatatcaTCAAGCCTAAAACCACTAAAAGTATTAATCCAAGCAAGGGAAATTAATTGAGCACATGTTAATCTCTTTAGTTTTAAACAAATATTACTTGTTATGCAAATTAATCTGGAAAAACAACCTTTACTTTACAATATGTATTAAAAACAAGCCCAAAATTGTTAAACTAACAAACATCTTAATCTATATGCATTTATGTTGTTCTCTACTTACTGGCTGTGGTTGTTCTGCAATGCAGCAACTGAAACAAACCCAAAATTCGGTCATGCTGTATGTCTGCAgtgcttgattaaaaaaaaagcactacTTCCTGATAGTAGAAAAATATTCACGTCTGTCACACATAAAGATTCTACCATGAACGGAAGTCTCGatgaagataaaaacaaaaaaaaaaaaaaaattaaaaacagatctTTGTTCTTCCTTTAACAAAGGTTTTTGCCCAGGTTTCCAAATGACTGGTGAAAAAAAATACTAATGACTGCTGGATGGACGTctgaaacaaatgacaaaaaatatctATTTAGAGACAAAAGACAACATTGAAAAAGTTTGATAAAAATCTTTATTACAAATCATTCCTCTGCATTTCAAGTATTTCAATTACTGGTAAtttgctacagtatatattttagtaaatttCCTGATACAGGCTCATAATTTAAGTACAAATATCTACTGCTTAATATATTGAATTATACTCAAAAGTACACTTGGTCTGCCTTTTTATCTTAAGTAGAATGTTTAAGTtctgtaaattatatttattttgtgcaggACTAGCCAAACTCTTTTTGCTTAACTTaaatcatcttaaaaaaaaacaagtacaggTATTATATTTAAGTAGTAAAAACTTTCATCCACCCATCTCATAACAATAAGTTCAAcccataaaaaaaggaaaatattcatATGAAGAATGTTTAAAATTGTCACTGTTTTAGCAGCATCAGTCTTAAGAAGCAAAAGATTATGATCAATTTAGAGGCTTTCATTTTTTGctaaagtacaataaaataaaatcacaaaatattgTTACCATATGTGATATCTAGACAATGAAACTCAGGATTGTATATAAGAGAAACCCAATTTAACACTGTTTCAGTTCTAAACATATACACtgaaataatgttacatttttacatactgtaaatggaaTAAAGAGTACAATCACTTGGGACCAACAAGCCAAGCATATATTAAGCATTTTTCATGGTGGTGGTGTCATTCACTACTCTTcaatttttctgtaaaaaaatcactattttaaaggATTACTTGACTAGTGGAACAAGCAGTAGAAAGAACTACTGTACCGTATGTCACAGGCAATGAATTCCCAGAATCTTAAATACTGTAtgaccatattttactgtttgatATACTGTAAAGTGTAATTAAATGGGGAGACAtggatatttaaataaatgttttctttctagTATTGCAGtctgtaaattacatttttatattaatggaaaaaaatttgAGCAAAGCTTTCCAAATATTCAATATATGCTGAAACCCCTAATACATTTTCAGCATTTAACATGTAACTGACACAAGAGTTATCTATCATATGCAGTTTATCTTCTCACACAAACTGTATGCATTGTGTTATTTTCAGTTATCCCAATTAGGTACAAAATACAAACCAGCATTTGCTCTTTGTATGAAGCAAGATAAATTATACCAACACTGAGACAAGCCCATTGCGCAAACCATGCATAGGTGTCGTAAATGTGTGACAGGTGCTTGAGCACATGGACAAAAACAATtaattacaatacaaaaaaaaaaacaaaaaaaaaaaaccacgtaGTAAATACTTCAACCACTCTGCCTGCTTTACATCTCATTTTGGCAAGGAAACTACCTGAAAATTCCAATAAAAAGGCTGAAGAATAAAAAGCTTGTCATGTCATATACTGAACTATATAATCATCATCTAACCTAATATATAAGCGTGTATATAAGTATGAATATAGATATatagcaggtcctccaactttcagggaaaacttgggggttggtggcatgaTTGGCTCTCCAGACAGttaaaaacctcatactgtttAATTTAGAATTAGTTAAACCATTTTgtatacatgcttaattattaaaGAACATGGGGTGCCTGAGTCTGTAAAGGCTATATCTGGTAAAAACCAGGACCCTACCCTGGGTTCCACTCCACTGGTCAGAACACATATACACGAATATAAGCAGTAGTCCAATCAAGAGATATCAATGAATCTAATAGCAATGTGTAAGGAAAACACAATTACTTCAAGGAAACCAATGACAATCTAGAGACAACATGCACATTTTGCAGAAAGTGGCATGATTGACACTTGAACTCTGGTTATTGGAACTGGCAGTTTTGCTAATCCATGCATCCTACAGCCAAGTATGGTAATCAGCGTTTTAAAATGAGAATGCATACCTTTGAAAATACTTATGATGGTAGCTTGAACTCTCATCCAGGACATcacaaaaacaatatacagtatatatttttacttgGTTCCAAATTTGTTAAAACTAACAGCTTCACGTGGGGAAAATCCTTCTATTTATACTAAAAATACATATACTTCTGCAAAGGATTCACATTTTGTAGTCCTgataatcctgataaaacagaaatcttattagttggtaccaaatctgttctctctacccttcgtgggctaaaaattgacatcaatgggatcctggttgaaccctcagcatcagtccataatttgggtatcatctttgatcagcttcttacttttcaaccacacattagctcaatagtacgGACAgctttttttccatcttcttAACATTTGCTCATGTGCATTCTTTCCTTAGTGTGAAggatactgaaacactcattcacgctttcatcactacccatttggactattgcaatgcattgtgttatggcctcccgactaaatatatcaataaattacaatatgttcagaattctgctgctcgtctagttacacacactaaaaaaatctgctcacatcactcctgtcctctctgatttacattggttaccagtcttttcaagaatcaaatataaaattattcttctcacctttaaagcccttcacgGTTTAGCTCCTCATTATCTATCTGAGCTGCTACACTTCTCCTCAAGCATTAAGATCATCAGACACTAACATACTcattgtacctaaatacaggttagtaactatggatGGCAGAGCTTTCATTgcgatagcccctaaaatttggaatgctcttcctcttAGCCTTCActaggaaaaatctattattcatttcaaactcctgttaaaaacatcTCTTCAAtgaatattattcattttcttgtatttgaTTTGTATTGTCTTGTTAatatgtttattgaattgtaaagtgtccttgagtgtatgaaaggcactacataaacattattattattagttacagttgtgcttgaaagtttgtgaaccctttagaattttctatatttctgcataaatatgacctaaaacatcatcagatttttactcaagtcctaaaagtagataaagagaaaccagttaaacaattgagacaaaaatattatacttggtcatttatttattaaggaaaatgatcgaatattacatatttgtgagtggcaaaagtatgtgaacctttgctttcagtatctggtgtgacctccCTTAccaaacgtttccggtaacttctgatcattccagCACACAgtcttggaggaatttgagcccattcctccgtacagaacagcttcaactctgggatgttggtgggtttcctcacatgaactgctcgcttcaggtccttccacaacatttcgattggattaaggtcaggactttgacttggccattccaaaacattcactttattcttctttaaccattctttggtagaacgacttgtgtgcttagggtcgttgtcttgctgcatgacccaccttctcttgagaatcagttcatggacagatgtcctgacattttcctttagaattctctgatataattcagaattcattgttccatcaatgaaggcaagccgtcctggcccagatgcagcaaaacaggcctaaaccatgatactaccaccaccatgtttcacagatgggatgaagTTCTTACACTGGAATgtagtgttttcttttctccaaacataacgcttttcatttaaaccaaaaagttctattttggtctcatccgtccacaaaacattcttccaatagtcttctggtttgtccacgtgatctttagcaaactgcagacgagcagcaatttttttttggagagcagtggctttctccttgcaaccccgccatgcacaccattgttgttcagtgttcttatgatggtggactcatgaacatgaacattagccaacgtgagagaggccttcagttgcttagaagttaccctgtggtcctttgtgacctcgccgactattacacgccttgctcttggagtgatttttgttggtcgaccaccactggggagggtaacaatggtcttgaatttcctccatttgtacacaatctgtctgactgtggattggtagaGTCCATACTCTTTAGacatggttttgtaaccttttccagcctgatgagcagcAACAACTcttttttgtgaggtcctcagaaatctcctttgctcgtcccatgatacacttccacaaacgtgttgtgaagagcagacgttgatagatcctgttctttaattaacacagggtgtccactcacacctgattg
This genomic window from Polypterus senegalus isolate Bchr_013 chromosome 12, ASM1683550v1, whole genome shotgun sequence contains:
- the LOC120541325 gene encoding CDC42 small effector protein 2-like — encoded protein: MTEFWVCFSCCIAEQPQPKRRRRIDRSMIGEPMNFVHTTHVGSGDMSNGLGTVATLQEQMKSKGGYGSEATNIHE